The following are from one region of the Spodoptera frugiperda isolate SF20-4 chromosome 20, AGI-APGP_CSIRO_Sfru_2.0, whole genome shotgun sequence genome:
- the LOC118262083 gene encoding elongation of very long chain fatty acids protein AAEL008004-like, whose amino-acid sequence MAGLVKSVVDKYNYVVHDLADPRTADWWAVSNPLVILSISSAYLYFCLSLGPRLMKNRPGFELRFPILLYNIFQVLFSLFLSYEGAVYILNKEYNLACEPVDYSNNPRALRVAAATWFYFFAKVTELLDTIFFVLRKKYNQVSFLHVYHHTLMSLLIWVGVKYFPGGHIVLMGWLNSMVHVIMYTYYLISSLGPQYQKYVWWKKHVTSIQLIQFCIIFTHNIAVFFYDCKYPRVLNGLCALNSLIFIYLFGKFYIKSYQKENARNKAKLENKKSAPVSSDFRTNRKLVEKSR is encoded by the exons ATGGCGGGATTGGTAAAAAGTGTCGTTGATAAATATAACTATGTTGTACACGACTTGGCTG ATCCTAGAACGGCAGACTGGTGGGCTGTTTCAAACCCCCTGGTAATCCTGTCCATTTCATCAGCTTACCTCTACTTCTGTCTGTCTTTGGGTCCTCGCCTGATGAAGAACAGGCCAGGATTCGAACTGAGGTTTCCGATTTTGCTCTACAACATCTTCCAAGTGCTGTTCAGTCTATTCTTGAGTTATGAG GGTGCTGTCTACATATTAAACAAGGAATATAATCTAGCTTGTGAACCAGTCGACTACTCCAACAATCCCAGAGCCTTAAGG GTGGCAGCAGCAACATGGTTCTACTTCTTTGCGAAGGTCACTGAACTTCTCGATACAATCTTCTTTGTTTTAAGGAAGAAATACAACCAAGTATCCTTCCTCCACGTCTACCACCATACTCTGATGTCTCTTCTCATATGGGTCGGAGTGAAGTACTTCCCAG GAGGTCACATTGTTCTAATGGGTTGGTTGAACTCGATGGTCCACGTCATCATGTACACTTACTATCTGATCTCGAGTCTTGGACCTCAGTACCAGAAGTACGTGTGGTGGAAGAAGCATGTTACCTCTATTCAGCTG ATTCAATTCTGCATAATCTTCACACACAACATTGCAGTTTTCTTCTACGACTGCAAATACCCGAGAGTACTAAACGGCTTATGCGCATTAAACTCcttaatattcatatatttgTTCGGAAAATTCTACATAAAAAGTTATCAGAAGGAAAATGCGCGCAATAAAGCTAAATTAGAGAACAAAAAGAGTGCTCCAGTATCAAGTGATTTTAGAACCAATAGGAAATTAGTGGAAAAGTCTCGATAA
- the LOC118261849 gene encoding elongation of very long chain fatty acids protein AAEL008004 isoform X2, giving the protein MSFVDSYRKFMERNSDPRTENWWLMSGPGPLLTILASYIYFCTSVGPRYMRDRKPYDLKNTMILYNVSQILMSIYLVYEGMAAGWWNDYSFSCQPVDYSNSPKANRMAAAVWWYFAAKIIELLDTIFFVLRKKNRQITFLHLYHHFMMPICAWIGTKFLPGGHGTLLGVINSFIHIIMYTYYLISGLGPQYQKYLWWKKHLTTMQLIQFCIIFYHNFSVMFCECNYPKVINFLLSLNAGLFLYMFGNFYYVNYIKNKTTVQTPQVTSEKAKES; this is encoded by the exons ATCCTCGGACGGAGAATTGGTGGCTGATGTCTGGACCAGGACCTCTGCTCACCATCCTCGCCTCCTACATCTACTTCTGCACCTCTGTCGGCCCTCGCTACATGAGGGATAGGAAACCATATGACCTGAAGAACACCATGATACTGTATAATGTCTCACAAATCTTGATGAGCATATACCTGGTTTATGAG GGCATGGCAGCAGGGTGGTGGAACGACTACAGCTTTTCATGCCAGCCTGTGGATTACTCGAACAGTCCCAAGGCAAACAGG ATGGCAGCTGCTGTGTGGTGGTACTTTGCTGCTAAGATCATCGAGCTTCTGGACACGATCTTCTTCGTCCTAAGAAAGAAGAACAGGCAAATCACCTTTTTGCATTTGTACCATCATTTCATGATGCCTATCTGCGCGTGGATCGGAACTAAATTCTTGCCTG GTGGCCACGGCACTCTTCTTGGAGTGATCAACTCTTTCATCCACATTATTATGTACACTTATTACCTGATCTCCGGTCTTGGACCCCAATACCAGAAGTACCTGTGGTGGAAGAAGCACCTCACCACGATGCAGCTG ATCCAGTTCTGCATCATCTTCTACCACAACTTCAGCGTTATGTTCTGCGAATGCAACTACCCCAAGGTTATAAACTTCTTGCTTTCGCTCAACGCTGGTCTCTTCCTTTACATGTTTGGTAACTTCTATTACGTAAACTACATCAAAAATAAGACGACAGTCCAAACTCCTCAGGTTACAAGTGAAAAAGCGAAAGAGAGCTAA
- the LOC118261849 gene encoding elongation of very long chain fatty acids protein AAEL008004 isoform X1 yields MNGPNTSMSFVDSYRKFMERNSDPRTENWWLMSGPGPLLTILASYIYFCTSVGPRYMRDRKPYDLKNTMILYNVSQILMSIYLVYEGMAAGWWNDYSFSCQPVDYSNSPKANRMAAAVWWYFAAKIIELLDTIFFVLRKKNRQITFLHLYHHFMMPICAWIGTKFLPGGHGTLLGVINSFIHIIMYTYYLISGLGPQYQKYLWWKKHLTTMQLIQFCIIFYHNFSVMFCECNYPKVINFLLSLNAGLFLYMFGNFYYVNYIKNKTTVQTPQVTSEKAKES; encoded by the exons ATCCTCGGACGGAGAATTGGTGGCTGATGTCTGGACCAGGACCTCTGCTCACCATCCTCGCCTCCTACATCTACTTCTGCACCTCTGTCGGCCCTCGCTACATGAGGGATAGGAAACCATATGACCTGAAGAACACCATGATACTGTATAATGTCTCACAAATCTTGATGAGCATATACCTGGTTTATGAG GGCATGGCAGCAGGGTGGTGGAACGACTACAGCTTTTCATGCCAGCCTGTGGATTACTCGAACAGTCCCAAGGCAAACAGG ATGGCAGCTGCTGTGTGGTGGTACTTTGCTGCTAAGATCATCGAGCTTCTGGACACGATCTTCTTCGTCCTAAGAAAGAAGAACAGGCAAATCACCTTTTTGCATTTGTACCATCATTTCATGATGCCTATCTGCGCGTGGATCGGAACTAAATTCTTGCCTG GTGGCCACGGCACTCTTCTTGGAGTGATCAACTCTTTCATCCACATTATTATGTACACTTATTACCTGATCTCCGGTCTTGGACCCCAATACCAGAAGTACCTGTGGTGGAAGAAGCACCTCACCACGATGCAGCTG ATCCAGTTCTGCATCATCTTCTACCACAACTTCAGCGTTATGTTCTGCGAATGCAACTACCCCAAGGTTATAAACTTCTTGCTTTCGCTCAACGCTGGTCTCTTCCTTTACATGTTTGGTAACTTCTATTACGTAAACTACATCAAAAATAAGACGACAGTCCAAACTCCTCAGGTTACAAGTGAAAAAGCGAAAGAGAGCTAA
- the LOC118262067 gene encoding uncharacterized protein LOC118262067 encodes MSLLGRMKETYNYVFYDLCDPRTKDWSPSPMALFTIIPLYLYFCNKLGPQLMKDQKPFKLKRTIMYYNIFQIFASGYIFYLGLFSGWFTTYSWACQPVDETDNPTSRTMHKAFWLYTIVKFIDMLDTVFFVLRKKDRQISFLHLFHHSMMPLASYIGLKYYPNGHATLLGLINSFVHVVMYTYYLIAGLGPKYQKYIWWKKHLTTMQLVQFATIFVHNLSALYVNCGYPRWVNTVLCFHSLQFLYMFGNFYYVTYVKENKSNSNKTVKNGTSKVKANYIIVKMSGILNSITDYYNYVIHDLADPRTKDWWGVSSPFTVIAIASAYLYFCLSLGPRLMKNRPAYELKIPLMLYNIFQVLFSIFIAYEGGVYVLSREFNLACDPVDFSDNPRALRVAAATWFYFFAKFTELLDTVFFILRKKYDQVTFLHVYHHTLMSLVVWIAVKYYPGGHTTMMGFLNSMVHVVMYTYYLIAGLGPQYQKYVWWKKHVTKMQLLQFSIVFVHNVSVFFYECNFPKFLNLMCIGNSLAFLYMFGKFYVDRYRRNLRNKSLLETKKVKTPVKSELNTFGIQRKVAEKTR; translated from the exons ATGTCGCTTCTAGGCAGAATGAAGGagacatataattatgttttttatgatcTTTGTG ATCCAAGGACCAAAGACTGGTCTCCGTCTCCTATGGCGTTATTTACAATCATtccattatatttatatttctgtaaTAAATTGGGCCCACAACTAATGAAGGATCAAAAACCGTTCAAGTTAAAAAGGACCATCATGTATTATaacatatttcaaatatttgctagcggctatatattttatttg GGCCTGTTCAGTGGTTGGTTCACAACATACAGTTGGGCGTGCCAGCCTGTAGATGAGACTGACAACCCTACATCACGAACG ATGCACAAGGCGTTCTGGTTGTACACCATTGTGAAGTTTATTGACATGCTTGACACAGTTTTCTTCGTTCTAAGAAAAAAAGACAGGCAAATATCTTTCCTGCATCTCTTCCATCATTCCATGATGCCTCTTGCGTCTTATATTGGACTTAAATACTACCCTA ATGGTCATGCAACTCTGCTTGGacttataaatagttttgtCCACGTGGTGATGTACACTTACTACCTGATCGCAGGTCTTGGTCCTAAGTACCAGAAATATATCTGGTGGAAGAAGCATCTCACTACCATGCAGTTG GTCCAGTTCGCAACAATCTTCGTTCACAATTTATCAGCTCTTTACGTAAACTGCGGGTACCCAAGATGGGTGAACACTGTCCTATGTTTCCACAGTCTGCAGTTCCTTTACATGTTCGGCAATTTCTACTACGTCACATacgttaaagaaaataaatccaattcaaataaaactgtaaaaaatgGCACTAGTAAAGTCAAAGCTAATTA TATAATAGTAAAAATGTCGGGAATACTAAATAGTATTACCGATTATTACAATTATGTGATACACGATTTAGCTG aTCCAAGAACAAAAGACTGGTGGGGAGTATCCAGTCCGTTCACAGTGATAGCCATTGCATCAGCATACCTCTACTTCTGCCTATCTTTGGGTCCTCGGCTGATGAAGAACAGGCCAGCATACGAACTGAAGATTCCACTTATGCTATACAACATTTTCCAAGTCCTGTTCAGTATATTCATAGCTTATGAG GGTGGTGTCTACGTTTTATCGAGAGAATTCAATTTAGCCTGTGATCCAGTTGACTTCTCAGATAACCCTCGAGCACTCAGG GTAGCTGCAGCAACATGGTTCTATTTCTTCGCAAAGTTCACGGAGCTCCTAGACACAGTATTTTTCATCTTACGGAAGAAGTACGACCAAGTCACCTTCCTCCACGTCTACCATCACACGTTAATGTCCTTGGTCGTCTGGATTGCGGTTAAATATTATCCAG GTGGCCACACAACGATGATGGGTTTCCTGAACTCCATGGTCCACGTAGTAATGTACACTTACTATCTGATCGCCGGTCTAGGGCCGCAGTACCAGAAGTACGTGTGGTGGAAGAAGCACGTCACGAAGATGCAACTG CTACAATTTTCAATAGTCTTCGTCCACAACGTCTCAGTATTCTTCTACGAGTGTAACTTCCCAAAATTCTTGAACCTGATGTGCATCGGCAACTCTTTAGCCTTCCTATACATGTTCGGAAAGTTCTACGTCGACAGATACAGAAGGAATCTTAGGAACAAATCATTACTAGAGACCAAAAAGGTTAAAACACCGGTAAAGAGTGAACTAAACACCTTTGGCATACAAAGAAAAGTTGCTGAGAAGACACGGTAA